One window of Chloroflexota bacterium genomic DNA carries:
- a CDS encoding phosphoribosylanthranilate isomerase yields MAQIKICGITNLDDARVAADAGADLLGFIFYAKSPRYIAPERAREIVQRVRHASPAVRFVGVFVNDSLEQVRATMGTARLDFAQLHGDESAAMVRALSPRAYKALRPRDALYARAQIEMYRAAVNGNTPALLVDAFDARQFGGTGTRADWEIAEIIAREFPLLLAGGLNAENVADAIQRVRPWGVDVSSGVERAPGLKDHAKVREFIRAAKIDGGI; encoded by the coding sequence ATGGCTCAAATCAAAATCTGTGGAATCACGAACCTGGACGATGCGCGCGTCGCGGCGGACGCGGGTGCGGATTTGCTCGGCTTTATCTTTTACGCGAAATCGCCGCGCTATATCGCGCCGGAACGCGCGCGTGAAATTGTTCAGCGCGTTCGCCACGCGTCACCTGCCGTTCGTTTTGTCGGTGTGTTCGTGAACGATTCGCTCGAACAAGTTCGCGCGACGATGGGAACGGCGCGGCTCGATTTCGCGCAACTGCACGGCGACGAATCCGCCGCGATGGTGCGCGCGTTGTCGCCGCGCGCGTACAAGGCATTGCGCCCGCGCGATGCCTTGTACGCGCGCGCTCAAATCGAAATGTATCGCGCGGCGGTGAACGGTAACACGCCGGCGTTGCTCGTGGACGCGTTCGACGCAAGACAATTCGGCGGAACGGGCACGCGCGCGGACTGGGAGATCGCGGAAATTATCGCGCGCGAGTTTCCGTTGTTGCTCGCCGGCGGATTGAACGCGGAGAATGTCGCGGACGCGATTCAACGCGTGCGACCCTGGGGCGTGGATGTCTCGTCGGGCGTCGAACGCGCGCCGGGACTGAAGGATCACGCCAAGGTGCGCGAGTTTATTCGCGCGGCAAAAATTGACGGAGGAATTTAA
- a CDS encoding tryptophan synthase subunit alpha, whose translation MNRIEEKFVELGTQQRAALMPYLPLGYPTVEESQDLIRVIADAGADMIELGVPFSDPLADGPVIQHATQVALKNGVTLAKCLAMARAARDAGVTIPLILMGYANPILRYGIAAFARDAQNAGVDGLIVPDLPPEEAGAFDAATRAHDLALIFLAAPTSTPERLQKIAAATRGFVYLVSVVGVTGARAQLAADLSSFVARVRAITSKPVCVGFGIANAESARQVAQIADGVIVGSALVNKIGNGNAIQAAREFIAELRGAINHKIE comes from the coding sequence ATGAATCGGATTGAAGAAAAATTTGTCGAACTAGGAACACAGCAGCGCGCCGCGCTGATGCCGTACTTGCCGCTCGGCTATCCGACGGTGGAGGAATCCCAGGACTTGATTCGCGTGATCGCCGACGCGGGTGCGGACATGATCGAACTCGGCGTACCATTCAGCGATCCGCTCGCGGATGGTCCGGTGATTCAACACGCGACCCAGGTTGCGCTGAAGAACGGCGTCACGCTCGCGAAATGTTTGGCGATGGCGCGCGCGGCGCGCGATGCAGGCGTGACGATTCCGCTCATCTTGATGGGGTACGCGAATCCGATTCTGCGTTACGGCATCGCTGCATTCGCGCGCGACGCGCAAAACGCCGGCGTAGATGGACTCATCGTGCCCGACTTGCCGCCCGAAGAAGCTGGCGCGTTCGATGCGGCGACGCGCGCGCACGACCTCGCATTGATTTTTCTCGCCGCGCCGACGAGCACACCGGAACGTTTGCAAAAAATCGCGGCGGCAACGCGCGGCTTTGTGTATCTCGTGTCGGTCGTTGGCGTGACCGGCGCACGCGCGCAACTCGCCGCCGATCTGTCGAGTTTCGTTGCGCGGGTGCGCGCGATCACCTCGAAACCGGTCTGCGTGGGATTCGGCATCGCGAATGCGGAATCGGCGCGGCAGGTCGCGCAGATCGCGGACGGGGTGATCGTGGGCAGTGCGCTCGTGAACAAGATTGGCAATGGCAACGCGATTCAAGCCGCGCGCGAGTTCATCGCCGAGTTGCGTGGAGCGATCAATCACAAGATCGAATAA
- a CDS encoding HigA family addiction module antidote protein, whose product MIKQLQNQFIPDYATPPGDTLLETIQALGMNQAELAKRTGRPLKTVNEIIKGKVAITPETALQLERVLGVPAGFWNNLERNYRESLARLDEQERLQKQLAWLKQIPVKAIAKLEWFAAFDDPVQQFQAVLRFFGVASPDQWENLWGKPAAAYRQSRAFQSDPGAVAAWLRKGELDAQQIPCQAYDAAKFQAALSHARALTTAAPEEFCPALTRMCANAGVAVVFVPELPKVRVSGVTRWLSPDKALIQLSLFYKRDDQLWFTFFHEAGHIVLHGKRDVFLEEDTLTDDKENQANDFAANLLISPADWERFIQAGSYRTKTAIQEFADEVGIAPGIVVGRLQHDGHLPHSHCNDLKRRLVWI is encoded by the coding sequence ATGATTAAACAATTACAAAATCAATTCATCCCTGACTATGCCACTCCCCCCGGCGACACGTTGCTCGAAACGATTCAGGCGCTTGGGATGAACCAAGCCGAACTGGCAAAACGCACTGGTCGCCCGCTCAAAACCGTCAACGAAATCATCAAAGGCAAAGTCGCGATTACGCCTGAAACGGCTTTGCAATTGGAGCGCGTGCTGGGTGTGCCTGCCGGCTTTTGGAACAATCTCGAACGCAATTATCGCGAATCTCTCGCGCGCCTTGATGAGCAAGAACGTTTGCAAAAGCAGTTGGCTTGGCTCAAACAGATTCCGGTCAAAGCAATAGCTAAACTCGAATGGTTTGCCGCGTTCGATGATCCCGTTCAGCAATTCCAAGCTGTCTTGCGGTTTTTTGGCGTGGCGTCGCCCGATCAATGGGAAAACCTTTGGGGCAAGCCGGCTGCCGCGTACCGTCAATCCCGCGCGTTTCAGAGTGATCCCGGCGCGGTGGCGGCGTGGCTTCGCAAAGGCGAGCTGGACGCACAACAAATTCCTTGCCAAGCGTATGATGCCGCCAAGTTTCAAGCCGCGCTGAGTCACGCGCGTGCGTTGACGACTGCCGCGCCCGAAGAGTTTTGTCCCGCACTAACGCGGATGTGCGCGAATGCTGGCGTCGCGGTCGTTTTCGTGCCGGAACTCCCCAAAGTGAGAGTGAGCGGCGTCACACGTTGGCTCTCGCCAGACAAGGCGCTCATTCAACTGAGTTTGTTTTACAAACGCGATGACCAACTCTGGTTCACCTTCTTCCACGAAGCGGGACACATCGTCTTGCACGGCAAACGTGACGTGTTTCTTGAAGAGGATACGTTGACCGACGACAAAGAAAACCAGGCGAACGATTTTGCGGCAAATTTATTGATTAGTCCGGCCGACTGGGAACGATTCATCCAAGCCGGTTCGTACCGCACTAAAACCGCCATCCAAGAATTTGCGGATGAAGTTGGAATTGCCCCAGGCATTGTCGTCGGACGGTTGCAACACGATGGACATTTGCCGCACAGTCATTGCAACGATTTGAAACGCCGCTTGGTGTGGATCTGA
- the trpC gene encoding indole-3-glycerol phosphate synthase TrpC encodes MILDDIIAHKRQEVDALKQRVPLSEIRARAEATPPPRDFAGALQRDTIALIAEIKRVSPSRGALNAIADPVALARVYAENGASAISVLTDEKYFHGSLDDLRAVRAAVSVPVLRKDFTVDAYQIFESRAASADAILLIVRVLGDTQLREYLACARDLGLGTLVEIHDERDLARAVAANARVIGINNRNLADFTVDLATTERLAPKIASDKIVVAESGVFTREDVSRAAHAGARAVLVGEALVRAGEIAARVKELTQVPVSKEIGKGGNK; translated from the coding sequence ATGATTCTTGACGACATCATCGCGCACAAGCGCCAGGAAGTGGACGCGCTAAAGCAACGCGTACCGCTCTCCGAAATCCGCGCGCGCGCCGAAGCGACGCCACCCCCGCGCGATTTCGCGGGCGCACTGCAACGCGACACCATCGCGCTCATCGCTGAAATCAAACGCGTGTCACCGTCGCGCGGCGCGTTGAACGCGATTGCCGACCCAGTCGCGCTCGCGCGCGTGTACGCCGAAAATGGCGCGTCCGCGATTTCGGTGCTCACGGACGAAAAGTACTTTCACGGCTCGCTCGACGATTTGCGCGCGGTGCGCGCGGCAGTGAGTGTGCCTGTCCTCCGCAAAGATTTTACGGTGGACGCGTACCAGATTTTCGAATCGCGCGCCGCGAGCGCGGACGCGATCCTGCTCATCGTTCGCGTGCTCGGCGACACGCAGTTGCGCGAGTACCTCGCGTGCGCGCGCGACCTGGGACTGGGCACGCTCGTCGAGATTCACGACGAACGCGATCTCGCACGCGCGGTCGCGGCGAACGCGCGTGTGATCGGCATCAACAATCGCAACCTCGCCGATTTCACGGTTGACCTCGCGACAACCGAACGACTCGCGCCGAAAATCGCATCCGATAAAATCGTCGTCGCGGAGAGCGGCGTGTTCACGCGCGAGGATGTCTCGCGCGCGGCACACGCTGGCGCACGCGCAGTCCTCGTCGGCGAGGCGTTGGTGCGCGCGGGAGAGATCGCGGCAAGGGTGAAAGAATTGACGCAAGTGCCGGTAAGCAAGGAAATAGGGAAAGGCGGAAACAAGTAA
- a CDS encoding type II toxin-antitoxin system RelE/ParE family toxin, whose protein sequence is MKILFQNDRLRKEFNNSRLLVKRYGAIQAKLIQRRLAEIHAADRLEDLRSLPQARYHQLRENRAEQISADVEYPYRLIFVCANDPVPRNPDGGLDWTRVTAIVIIGVENTHD, encoded by the coding sequence GTGAAAATCCTCTTTCAAAACGATCGGCTCCGCAAAGAATTCAACAATAGCAGATTGCTGGTCAAACGCTATGGCGCGATCCAAGCCAAACTCATTCAGCGGCGTCTTGCCGAGATACACGCCGCTGATCGCTTGGAGGATTTGCGCTCACTGCCGCAAGCGCGTTATCACCAATTGAGGGAAAATCGCGCTGAACAAATCTCCGCTGACGTAGAGTATCCGTACCGTCTAATTTTTGTCTGCGCGAATGATCCTGTACCACGCAACCCTGATGGCGGGTTGGATTGGACACGTGTCACAGCGATTGTGATTATTGGCGTGGAGAATACGCATGATTAA
- the trpB gene encoding tryptophan synthase subunit beta: MIGRFGEYGGQFVPETLMAALAELDDAFNAARMDDAFQNQFVDLSAHFTGRPTPLYFASRLTEFCGGAKIYLKREDLAHTGAHKINNALGQGLLAKRMGKTRIVAETGAGQHGVASAAVCAMLGLECIVYMGTEDMRRQAPNVYRMKLLGAEVRGVDAGSATLKDAINEAIRDWVTNVQTTHYLLGSALGPHPYPTMVREFQAVIGHEARAQMLATEKRLPDLLIACVGGGSNSIGLFHAFRDDDVAMIGVEAGGLGIASGKHAARFAEARPGVLHGTYTYVLQDDDGQVRATHSVSAGLDYPAVGPEHAHLFDTERVGYTYATDDEALNAFHQLARLEGILPALESAHAVAEAIKRAREMPRDEIVLVNLSGRGDKDLQTVMSASGEQ, translated from the coding sequence ATGATCGGACGATTCGGAGAGTACGGCGGGCAGTTCGTGCCCGAAACTTTGATGGCGGCGCTGGCAGAATTGGATGACGCGTTCAACGCCGCGCGCATGGATGACGCGTTTCAAAATCAATTTGTGGATTTGTCCGCGCATTTTACCGGACGACCGACGCCATTGTATTTTGCGTCGCGCCTCACCGAATTTTGCGGCGGCGCAAAAATTTATTTGAAACGCGAAGACCTCGCGCACACCGGCGCGCACAAAATCAACAACGCGCTCGGGCAAGGTCTGCTCGCCAAGCGAATGGGTAAGACACGCATCGTCGCCGAGACCGGCGCGGGACAACACGGCGTCGCGAGCGCGGCGGTCTGTGCGATGCTGGGTCTGGAGTGCATCGTTTACATGGGGACCGAAGATATGCGCCGTCAAGCGCCAAATGTGTATCGCATGAAGTTGCTCGGCGCGGAGGTGCGCGGCGTGGACGCGGGCAGCGCCACCTTAAAGGATGCGATCAACGAAGCGATTCGCGATTGGGTGACGAACGTGCAGACGACGCACTATTTGCTCGGCTCGGCGCTCGGTCCGCATCCGTACCCGACGATGGTGCGCGAGTTTCAAGCGGTCATCGGTCACGAGGCGCGCGCCCAAATGCTCGCGACCGAAAAACGTCTACCCGATTTGTTGATCGCGTGCGTCGGCGGCGGCTCGAACTCGATCGGTCTCTTTCACGCGTTCCGCGACGACGACGTCGCGATGATCGGCGTCGAAGCCGGCGGACTCGGCATCGCGTCCGGCAAACACGCCGCGCGTTTCGCCGAGGCGCGCCCGGGCGTTTTGCACGGGACGTACACCTACGTTCTGCAAGACGACGATGGTCAGGTGCGCGCGACGCATTCGGTTTCCGCCGGTTTGGATTATCCGGCGGTCGGTCCCGAACACGCGCACCTGTTCGACACCGAACGCGTCGGCTACACGTACGCGACCGACGACGAGGCGCTCAACGCGTTTCACCAACTCGCGCGGCTCGAAGGCATCTTGCCCGCGCTCGAATCCGCGCACGCGGTCGCCGAAGCGATCAAGCGCGCGCGCGAAATGCCTCGCGATGAAATCGTGTTGGTAAATTTGTCCGGGCGCGGGGACAAGGATTTGCAAACGGTGATGTCGGCGAGCGGTGAACAATGA
- the gyrB gene encoding DNA topoisomerase (ATP-hydrolyzing) subunit B, with protein MAKKVQENELENMPVETYDASKITVLEGLEAVRKRPGMYIGSTDVRGLHHLVFEVVDNAIDEALAGMCDRIDVKIDKDNIVTVIDNGRGIPVDIHAQTGKSALEVVMTKLHAGAKFGQGGYKVASGLHGVGVSAVNALSEWFESTVRRDGKLYRQTYKRGAPQADVKQVGKYPADERSGTIQRFYPDKQIFKTIDYKFDVLAQRFREMAFLTRGLTIAFRDEREDREMTFYFEGGITSFVRYLNKNRTGIHTPFTVARQVNGSQVEIAVQYTDGYGESVYTFANNINTVDGGTHLTGFRSALTRTLNDYARKANLLKESDPNLSGDDVREGLTAILLVKLEEPQFESQTKAKLGNAEVKTQVESVFTEAFGAFLEEHTREAKEIVQKCLTTARAREAARQARDLVIRKSALESLSLPGKLADCSEKDPEKTELYLVEGDSAGGSAKQGRDRKFQAILPLRGKIMNVEKTRLDKMLQNEEIRAMITAIGTGVGNGFDLKNLRYSRIILMSDADVDGSHIRTLLLTFFFRYMEGLVSHGHLYIAQPPLYRVKVGKEEQYVFDDKDLDALKKKTKSDKMDIQRYKGLGEMNPAQLWETTMNPENRTLLQVNVEDAAEADRTFDMLMGSEVAPRKRFIQTHAKSVRNLDV; from the coding sequence ATGGCTAAAAAAGTTCAAGAGAACGAATTAGAAAATATGCCGGTGGAAACCTACGACGCTTCCAAGATCACGGTGCTCGAAGGTCTCGAAGCGGTCCGCAAGCGTCCTGGGATGTACATCGGCTCGACGGATGTGCGCGGCTTGCATCACCTAGTCTTTGAAGTGGTGGACAATGCGATTGACGAGGCGCTCGCCGGCATGTGCGATCGCATTGACGTTAAGATTGATAAAGATAACATCGTCACCGTGATTGATAATGGGCGCGGTATCCCCGTGGACATTCACGCGCAGACCGGCAAATCCGCGCTCGAAGTCGTGATGACGAAATTGCACGCCGGCGCGAAATTCGGACAAGGCGGGTACAAGGTTGCCTCCGGTTTGCACGGCGTCGGCGTCAGCGCGGTCAACGCGCTCTCGGAATGGTTCGAATCCACAGTGCGCCGCGACGGCAAACTATATCGGCAAACGTACAAGCGCGGTGCGCCGCAAGCGGATGTGAAACAGGTCGGCAAATATCCGGCGGACGAACGCAGCGGCACGATTCAACGGTTTTATCCCGACAAACAAATTTTCAAAACGATTGATTACAAGTTCGACGTGTTGGCGCAGCGTTTTCGTGAGATGGCGTTCCTCACGCGCGGCTTGACGATCGCGTTTCGCGATGAACGCGAAGATCGCGAAATGACCTTTTACTTTGAAGGCGGCATCACCTCCTTCGTCCGTTACCTGAACAAGAACCGCACGGGGATCCACACGCCGTTTACGGTGGCGCGCCAAGTCAACGGGTCGCAAGTTGAAATCGCGGTGCAGTACACCGACGGGTATGGCGAATCGGTTTACACGTTCGCGAACAACATCAACACGGTGGATGGTGGGACGCATCTCACCGGTTTTCGCTCGGCGTTGACGCGCACGTTGAACGATTACGCGCGCAAAGCCAACTTGCTCAAAGAGAGCGACCCCAATCTTTCGGGCGACGATGTGCGCGAAGGGCTTACGGCGATTCTCTTGGTGAAACTCGAAGAGCCGCAGTTCGAATCGCAAACGAAAGCGAAACTGGGCAACGCCGAAGTCAAGACCCAGGTCGAGTCGGTGTTCACCGAAGCGTTCGGCGCGTTTCTCGAAGAGCACACGCGCGAGGCGAAAGAGATCGTGCAAAAGTGTCTCACGACCGCGCGCGCGCGCGAAGCCGCGCGCCAGGCGCGCGATCTGGTCATTCGCAAGAGCGCGCTCGAATCGCTGTCACTCCCCGGCAAACTCGCGGACTGTTCCGAAAAAGACCCAGAGAAAACCGAGTTGTACCTCGTGGAAGGCGACAGTGCCGGCGGCTCGGCTAAGCAAGGACGCGACCGCAAGTTCCAAGCGATCTTGCCTCTGCGCGGCAAGATTATGAACGTCGAGAAAACGCGGCTCGACAAAATGTTACAGAACGAAGAAATCCGCGCGATGATCACGGCGATTGGCACCGGGGTGGGTAACGGATTCGATCTCAAAAATCTGCGTTACTCGCGCATCATCTTGATGAGCGATGCGGATGTAGACGGTTCGCACATTCGCACGCTGTTACTTACCTTTTTCTTCCGTTACATGGAAGGGTTGGTTTCGCACGGACATCTTTACATCGCGCAGCCGCCGCTCTATCGCGTCAAGGTCGGCAAAGAGGAGCAGTACGTTTTTGACGACAAGGATTTGGACGCGCTCAAGAAAAAGACCAAGAGCGACAAGATGGACATTCAACGCTACAAAGGTCTGGGCGAGATGAATCCCGCGCAGTTGTGGGAAACGACGATGAATCCGGAGAATCGTACGCTGTTGCAGGTGAACGTCGAGGACGCGGCAGAGGCGGATCGCACATTCGATATGCTGATGGGGAGTGAAGTCGCGCCGCGCAAGCGATTCATTCAAACGCACGCGAAGAGTGTAAGAAACTTGGATGTGTAA